GAAAATGTCCCCTGGCACGCTGATGTAAAAGAATTCTCTGAGGTGTTGGCATCAAAAAGTGGTGGCATATATGAATTAGCCTGCGAGCATGTGCATTCATGCTGTGTCCTGCTCGCAAAGGTGGACAAGTTCAAGATCAATGGAAAATGGCATACCTGGATAGATTACGACCGATTCAATGAACTGGTGAGCTTTCCTCCAAGAATAATTAATACTGCGGTTGAGCATTTGTGTCGGTACACAAGTTATTATTCTATGTGCATCATGTATCAGTAGGTTGCCAAAATAAAATCATCTTGTACATATGAGCCTATGCTCATAAGCAAGTACGTATTGCTTATATAATGTGCATTAGAAATACAAATTGCAGCACTTGATCGTCTTAGAATATGTGTACATACAAAATTgtgcaaaataaataaatcattaagCGCTCTTGCACACATGCAAAAATGTGTGCACAATATGATCATGTTTTTGCACAAACTTTTGCATGCGTACATATCCTATAACATGTTCTAGTACTATGTTACTTTGGGAAATTTAATACTGCGCAAGTACTCAAACTGACAATACATGCACcatatgaagttacgaacctatgtCCATAAAATCCAGGCATGGAGCTATGTTTTTGAAGCCATGTTTTGCGTTGTGCATTGTTATCTTTTCCTATATATATACATTTGCATCAGAAATCAGATGGCAGGGAAAAATTGTGATGATGCGGCACTCCCATACATTATTGTCTGTACCCATTTACTGACGTAGATAGAGACTGAGATGTGACTGATAAAGATGAGAGTTTCATCTGAGTTGACATTCATTCACCAATGCAGGTGACATCTGGCAAGCCTTTCAAGAGCAGTGATTACATGGCCGTGACACCTTCTTGGGCCGTCTATGGCGCAGACGAAGGCGGCTTCGACCCAGATCAAGCTCGCTTCAAGAAGGAAAGGCGCCATGGGGCCGCAGCACTCAAAGGCTAACCCTTGACCAATCTTGTCACCAAGCCATGGCTGGGACGGCTGCTTCCTCCAGAGACTGACATGTCTACCGCCACATCCCAggaggcaaaattttggaaatcaaGAATCGTGGAGAGTGGGGCTCCGGTGCCATTATTTTGTTTTGCTATAGTGCTTCCAACATGTACCTCTGCTCTTTTGACCCGACATTACTTTAGTGATGTTTACAACCAAGATTTTGAAAAACAGGTTAAATTAGTAATATTTTTTTCTGTCTGGTTGCTGAGACGCTGATGACTACAGGTTGGCATCTGGACACTTTTCTTCCTACCAAGTCCCAGAACGGGTGGAAGCAGCCGCATTTTTGCCGAAATTGCTCGATCATGCGAGTTACCCGTTGAGTCCACTCTATCGACTATCGTGAAAGAATGTTGCTAGATAAGCACTTGCGGAGTTACACTTTCATGTTTTTTCTGGAAGATACTTTGGCCTTGTTCATAACGGAAGCTGACATTTACTTTTTTGAAGAAAGAGAGCTTCCTCTAAAGCTTCATATATGTGAAACCAAATGTTTTAACACTTGAGAACAAGAGACAGAAAGAGGTTGAATATAAATCCCCCATTAGCAGTGGTTGACCACTCAACCGTATCATCACAACCAGCAAAAGGTGTGTTTCTGCACAAGGTTCCTGAATACTCACTCTCCCAAAGAGTCAGAGCATCACCCCCACACAAGGTTCTTCTAAATTTAACAGTCCCGTCCATTCTTCAGAACATCTGCAACACCAAACATTTTTAGTTAGGCAAATGCTATACATTTGAGGATATGATTGCTCTAATGGCCTATTACCAATCCACCAATCTTCCCAAAACCATGTGTTTTTGCCATTACCCACATGGTGTTTGGATAAATAAAAAAGAAACTTTCTTGTTGGCAATTAACCCAGCCCAGAACTAGGAATCACCAGGCTTTGTTATGACACAGGACAGGCATTGATTCTTCACATATATGTTTCGAATTATAGCGATTCCTGTCCTGTGTTAAAACACTAGTTAGATGGTCGGTGGTGTGTTTACAAAAGGACCGGGGTGGTTTGGGTGTACAAAATCTCACTTACATGAACAAAGCCTATGTCTCTAAATGGTTCTGGAGACTAACGAACACTAATCTCAGGTCTGTTTTGTTGTAGGCCTTTTCATAATCAACTTTGGAAAGAAGAGCATCTTGTTTTCTTGTATGGATAGTATTGAAGGTTTCATGTAAAATTAATAACCCATCCATTATGTGTCTGCCCTTAACAGAAGTTGTCCGGAAAGGGGAAATCATGGCACCAGCTACGCAATTAGCCTATTCATGAGAACCTCTGTAACAATTTTGAAACTCACGTTGAGGAGACAAATGGGTTTAAATTTTCGTATTCGTGTAGCATCCCTGCATTTTGGGATCAAGGTAACTAAGCCATAACTAAGTCTAGAGATATCTATTTGTCCGCTATGGAAGTCATCAAGCAGAGATTTCAAATCCCACTTGACGAGTTCACAATTTTGTTGGCAAAATTCAGCCGGGAAACCATTTGGGCCAGGCGACTTGTCGCGATCCATCTGGAATACCGCAGTGTGCTGCTGACATGTATGAACCATAGACCCGCCCCTTCTTCTGGAGCGGTTAGATCTGCAAGAATGAACCAACAAAGCATTCCTCCTTCCTTGGGAATCAAAAGGTTTTCTACCAATAATCTTTGCAAGAACATAACCCATCCCTGAAATGGTGGAACCTCGTGGCGTCCCGCAGGATGATCTCCCTGTCCGCGACTTTGGAGATGAACTTGATCGCTGTGTGGCAGTCGTTGCACACCCGCAGGTTCTTCATGACCCGCAGCGTCGTCCCCTCAGGCGTGGCCAGGAGGCCGAACGCGATGGCGAGCTTCTCGCTGTGCCGGCTCAgcatctcctccttgagctcgtcaTCGACGTCGTGCAGGACCGACTGGAGGTCCGGCACGAAGCCAGCCTTCTTGATATCCTGCCACATCTTGGCAGCCATCCTGTAGACAGCCTCCCTCTGCGGGTGCAGGGTGTCATCCGCCCCGAAGACGTGGACCCTGCCGCGCACGTGCGTCCAGCTGAACCCCGTCTCTTTCCTCACACCTCCATCCTTCCTCCGCTTCCAGGCCTTCGCCGCGTCGCCCCACCTCCCGCAGGCGGCGTAGACGTTGCAGAGCGCCGAGTAGGCGCCGCTGTTGCCGGGGTCGATCGACAGCAGCTTCTCCGCCGCCAGCTCCGCCAGGTCCGCGTCCTTGTGCACCCTGCAGGCCGAGAGCAGCGCCCCCCAGGCGATCGCGTCGGGCTCCACGGGCATTTGCCGGATAAACTCCTGAGCTTCGGAGAGCAGGCCGCTACGGGCGAGCAGGTCGACCATGCACGCGTAGTGGCTCATCTCAGGCACGATGCCATGCTTGTCCTGCATCTGCTGGTAGTACATTCTCCCTTGGTCCACAAAGCCAGCATGGGTGCACGCTGAGAGCACGCCGACATAGGTTATTCGGTCCGGCTTCACGCCGATGCGGAGCATTTCTTCAAACAGGCTAACGGCGTCTCCTCCCAGGCCATGCTGCGCCAAGGCTACGATCATCGACGTCCATGTCACCGTCTCCTTGCGCCAGCAGACCCGATCAAACACCCTCCTTGCCAATGGCAGGCTGCCTGACCTCGCGTACATGGTGACGATGGCATTGCTGACGGAGCTAGATTGCTCCTGCAGTGATCTGATGGCCTTGCAGTGGATCTGCTTGCCGTAGTCAAGGCACGCCAGGCTCGCACACACGCTAAGAACAGCAGCGAGCGTGTAGCTGTTTGGGTCTGGTCCGCTTCTGATCATTGACCTGAAGAGCTCCATGGCCTCGTCGTTGTAACCATTCTGCTCATAGCCAACAATCATCGCAGTCCAGGCGACGACATCTCGGTTGCTCATGATATCGAAGATCTCCCTTGCACGCTTCATATCTCCAAGCTTGACATAGCCTTCCAGGAGAGCGGTGAAGGATATCACATTCAGATCAGCCACCACTGCCTGGTCCATCACCCCCCTGGCATTCTCAACGCTGCCGGACTTGGCATACATTGAGATGAGGGCATTGGTGACCTGACCGACGCACGGCATCCCGCTACTTAAGATGTATGCATGCACCTGCTTTCCGATGCTCACCAAGCGAAGGTTGGCGCAAGCTGACAGGACACTGGTGATTGTGAATTCATCCGGCACCATGGAAGAAGAATGGCGCAGCATCCGCGAGAAGAACCACAGTGCCTTGGCGTCAAGCCCATTCTGGTTGTACCCCGTGATGACCGCGTTCCACGAGACGATGGTCCGGTCCGGCATGCTCTCGAACAAGGACAAAGCAAGGTCCATCCTCCCCAGACGGGCGTCGAGCGACACCATGGCGTTCCAGCTCGACACGCTCCGTGCCGGCATCCTCTCAAACACGGCCCTCGCTGTCTCGGCGTCCCCGCACTTGCCGTACATGTTGAGCACCGAGTTGGCCACGGGCACGCAGCCGCCCAGGCCCAGCTTGACCGCGAAGGAGTGCACCTTCCGCCCGGCCCCGCCGGCCTCCGCGGCCGCGCACGACGAGAGCACGTTGGTGAGCGTGAACTGCGTCGGCGCCAGCCCGTCCCCGACCATGTCCAGGAAAGCCTCGACGGCCTCCCCGAAGCGGCGGGCGCGGTTGAGCCCCACGACCATGACGGTCCACGACACGGCGTCGCGCTCGGGCATTTCCGCGAACACGGCGCGCGCGTCGGCCAGGCGGCTGGACTTGGAGTAGGCCGACAGCAGCGAGTTCCACGTGAACACGTTCCGCCGCGCCGCGGGGACCTCGTCGAACAGGCGCCGCGCCTCCCGGAGGCCGCCTCCTCCGGCGGCGGCGTAGTAGGAGAGGAGGTTGTTGCAGAGGTAGGCGCTGGCGAGGAGGCCGGCCTTGACGGCGCGCGCGTGGACGGCGCGCCCGGCGCCCGGGTTGGCGGCCGCGCCGCACAGCCGCAGAAGGCGCGCGCAGTGGTCGGCGGCCGTCCGCGGCGCCCCGGCGGCGTGGGGCTCCAGGGCGGCGGCATCTCGCATGTCGCGGGAAAGTTAGGCGGGCCGCGGCCCACCGGATTAGCAAAAACCGGCTCGCTCGCTCGCCCCACTTTTTCCCCAAACCGAAACTGCTAGCTCGCCAACACTTTTGTCCTCTTGTCGCTCTCTCTCTCGGCCGACGACCGAAGTCGCACGgcagagcaccgccgccgccggggaggagggggaggggggagatgACGGTGGGGATGATCAACGCGAACCCGGTGGTGCACGAGCGGCCGGAGCGCGCCGCCCACCCCGCGCACGCGGCGCTCGACGCGCTCGACGTCTTCGGTAACGGAAGCACAAACTTCCCCTCCCCGGATCCCTCGGGTTCCCTTTTTCCTCCATTGAttgattggattggattggattggattggctTCACCGACGGCGACGGGGGGACTGACTGATTTGGGCGCGTGCAGATACGGTGCGGGACATCAAGGACCCGGAGCACCCCTACTCGCTGGAGCAGCTCAGCGTGCTCTCCCAGGAGTCCGTCTCCGTCGACGAGAAGCTCGGCCACATCCAGTACGTATGCCTGCAAGAATGTGCTCAGCTTTTCCGATGAGTAGGGTACCAAGTTATCAGATATTCAGATTAGTAGGGGCTGGGACTGGGAGGCAGTGTTAATTTCCAATGGTAATTGCTTTGTTCCAGGCGTGTCATGCACTCATGCCCCTACCATCCCCTTCCAATCTTAGAAGCCAGAATCATTGAGGGTTCCTACTACTTCAGTCGAAATGTGGAACGCGGCGTGCGCGGTTCGTACAGTCCGGCTAGCTAGATTTACATTCGTGACAAGATAGTTGCTACCATAAACGATCTACCAAGTCAATTTGACCATTCATATTATACTCCCTACATCTCAGTGGAGATTCAGAGTATGATCTTGAAGGCACGTTGCGTACAGAAATGGAGGGTTGATTGCTTTTCTAGAATTAAATAGACGAATGTCTCATAGGATTGCTTGCTGCTTGGGATGTGATATCCCACTAGCTTTGCCGATCCTTATAGATTATGTCTTTATTCTGTATACGGACTCTGCGACCTTCAGGGTGCATTTGCTTACTGCGGGCAAAGCATCCTCTGTTACTCTCGTTGTACAGTACAGTATGCTCGTACAAAATATGTTTTGTTTCATGCAAGAAATTGACAAGCATCATTCAGCTTCAGTTTGTTGGGATCACTGTTCACACCTTAAAATTGCTTGCAGGATAACCTTCACCCCAACTGTGCAACACTGCAGTATGGCCACAGTGATTGGTCTGTGCCTCAGGCTTAAGTTGATGCAAAACTTCCCTCCGCATTTCAAGGTGCTTATTACTATGTTTCTGTATTGATGGTGTTCTGATTAAGTCAACTGGTTGAGACTTGAGATGCTTTACATTATGTTTTATGTAGCATATGTGCCATCAGTAGCCATTATCCAAACTTTTAGAGTTTTCACGCATGTTCATTTTAGGCACTTCTGTTATCTTTTGTCTCTGTGCAGTGAAATATGGGATAGTTGGAATGTCACAAATTTAACCATTAGTTGATATTGTTTTTTTTCATCCCTCAAGACACTTGCCACATATGTACACAGATGTGCATGTTTGCAAATTCGTAAACATTGTGTAGATCAAGAGAAGCAGACAGGCATCACAAGCCATACACCGTAAATTGTGTGCACACATAAAAGCTAGCTCCTATAACCTATAAGAATGTTAATAAACCTACTGAACCATTTATGATGGTTTTTTTATCTGCCTCAGAGGAACCATAAATCATCTCTGAGTCTTTTAAACTTATATTTTCTGTAGAATACTATTCATGGATCTGCAAGTTATGTAGTCAGGTGCTTGTCTTCAGTAGCACTGTTTAAGATTTGGAGCTAGGTATAATGCAAACGATCTCCAAAAAAAAAGTATATCATAATATTTTGAACAAAACCCCCTTCATAATAATTCCTGATGAATATATTATTCAGCTATTAAGCATTTCAGTGGGAATATGATTCCTTTTTTTGGGGggttgtatgaatgtgcagattgaCATTAAGGTTGCTCCAGGATCTCTTGCTAATGAAGAATCAGGTGCGTAAGATGACAAATACCTAACTCATGGCTAAGCTTGTAGCTTTCAGTCTAATACGATTGGGCATTATAACTCATGACAGGGCAGCATTATCGATGGAACTACACAATTAATTCATTTTACTCTGTACCTGCTGAACTCTGCAAAACGAGAACGGCAGTTGTATAGCACAATTGTGTTTGAACAGCGCTACTTTAGTATGGTATGTCGTTATTAACATGCTGGATTGACAGTAAACAAACAGCTGAACGACAAGGAGAGGGTCGCGGCGGCGTTGGAGAACCCCAACCTCCGGCAGCTGGTGGACGACTGCCTCTGTTCGGATCATCCGTCGTCGTACTAGCTCGCCCCCTGCTGGTGCCCCCGCAACCCGTGCCTGCCGTACATCAATAATAAGCAGGCGTGGCATGTTGTGTGTTTGCCCTATACTGCACCTGATCATGCATGGGCCAATTTTTTCTCTGTTAGTTGTATGCTACTACGTGGACTGGAATATCGTCAGCAATATGCATTTTTCATGCCTGCTTATGCACCAATCCTTCAGAGTAATAGGGAATAAAGAATGTTGTAGTTTGTTGCGGCATGATCGATTTGGTCCTGTCTTACCGCTTCTCTGTCGATTGTTGGTTGGTGGCTTGTTGCCGTCAGGTTTTTGCAAATGGAATGTGATGTGCATTTAAGCCGTGCTTTAGTTGCGATTACTGATTAGTCTCTCCCTTATCTGTTGTCATGTTTCTCTTTTAGACGCATCATCATCGTTTGCTGGTTATCGACTTTGGGAAGAAGGGGAGCCGTGTGGTGCTCCCCTTCTCTCTATGTAATGTACATAGTCTTGGCAATGTCAAAATGACTAAATGAGGCAAAGTTCTGATGATGTAATAACGTGTGCggctttgctttgcttgctgtccaTATGTTGTATATGCAGCAGCTCGATGAATTTGTCTATCTCCAGTCAGAAGAACATGACTCGGATGTTTTATCACCTGTGAACTGGAAGGAACTTGTCCCGTTGACTGCCCACGACGAGCCCCTCTGATTGCCTCATGGATTGAAACTTTTTTGCATCACATGAATTGTCAGGTTGCGTGCGATTTGGTTATGTtgtatttgtttttttttgcatgataatacgtgtctcatttatatagaATAAAGATCAAGTTACAAGGCACGTAAGCACCGATCATACATGACTGAAAAGATAGGAAGATCCTATGCAAAATACCAGCGCATGTCCCTTTCCTTCGACACCACCAAAGCGGCCACTAAAGGGTAAAAAGACAGATCACCTCTTTGCCCAAGCTCGACGCTGCTCCATCGCTGATCAGCAGCTTTATGGACCTCCAAAGTAGTTTGCCAAAAGCAAAACCATagccgttgaaagaatcagaccggggcaacatgtccccggacacgccatcgaacttcagAACTGACACCCTCGCATGACGACGACGTCGGAGAAGGAAACCAGAACTGCCCGCCTTCGACCATAGACCCAACACAAGATACTCCATCTTTCAGTTGTCACTTGCGTAGACAACCGTCTGCGCGTACTCCTGAACGACAAgacctccctgctccaccatgacgtcggagacaacgccacagcaacggggacagagcagaaggagagacacacctgatggagtcgccgccgccgcctcgtcaacaccatccatgaaccctaacgCTGCCGATCTGAGGGATCGACAGAGACACGATGCCATCAACTTCAAGACGCCACCATGAAGGACACCGCCGGTGTGAGAGTGGGGTTGAGGCAGATTTATTCGTCCGGGCGCCGCTCCCACCACCCCAACGACGCACCACGACCTACAAATCCAAAACCTAACTACAGAGCGGAGGAATGGGGTCCCCCCTCCCTCCTGCCGCCGGAGCAGCAGCCGAAGGGAGAGGGGGGTAGCGCACCGGCCGGTGGAGATCGGAGGAAAAAGTGCCTCGCCCTAGTcgcctggtggcggcggcggctagggtaggaaaTGAAGGCCGGCCTGTTTCACGCGGTTATGTTGTATTTGTGCTGGACCGCGTGTGCACCCCAGAATAGCAGTCGGACGTACTCTAGTACGTactccctccatctggaaataCTTGTTATCAATAAATGAATAAaatgggatgtatctagatgtatattagttctagatacatccctttttatccattttgatgacaaatattttcggacggatGGAGT
Above is a window of Triticum dicoccoides isolate Atlit2015 ecotype Zavitan chromosome 5B, WEW_v2.0, whole genome shotgun sequence DNA encoding:
- the LOC119311986 gene encoding pentatricopeptide repeat-containing protein At2g22070-like isoform X1, giving the protein MRDAAALEPHAAGAPRTAADHCARLLRLCGAAANPGAGRAVHARAVKAGLLASAYLCNNLLSYYAAAGGGGLREARRLFDEVPAARRNVFTWNSLLSAYSKSSRLADARAVFAEMPERDAVSWTVMVVGLNRARRFGEAVEAFLDMVGDGLAPTQFTLTNVLSSCAAAEAGGAGRKVHSFAVKLGLGGCVPVANSVLNMYGKCGDAETARAVFERMPARSVSSWNAMVSLDARLGRMDLALSLFESMPDRTIVSWNAVITGYNQNGLDAKALWFFSRMLRHSSSMVPDEFTITSVLSACANLRLVSIGKQVHAYILSSGMPCVGQVTNALISMYAKSGSVENARGVMDQAVVADLNVISFTALLEGYVKLGDMKRAREIFDIMSNRDVVAWTAMIVGYEQNGYNDEAMELFRSMIRSGPDPNSYTLAAVLSVCASLACLDYGKQIHCKAIRSLQEQSSSVSNAIVTMYARSGSLPLARRVFDRVCWRKETVTWTSMIVALAQHGLGGDAVSLFEEMLRIGVKPDRITYVGVLSACTHAGFVDQGRMYYQQMQDKHGIVPEMSHYACMVDLLARSGLLSEAQEFIRQMPVEPDAIAWGALLSACRVHKDADLAELAAEKLLSIDPGNSGAYSALCNVYAACGRWGDAAKAWKRRKDGGVRKETGFSWTHVRGRVHVFGADDTLHPQREAVYRMAAKMWQDIKKAGFVPDLQSVLHDVDDELKEEMLSRHSEKLAIAFGLLATPEGTTLRVMKNLRVCNDCHTAIKFISKVADREIILRDATRCSEEWTGLLNLEEPCVGVML
- the LOC119311986 gene encoding pentatricopeptide repeat-containing protein At2g22070-like isoform X2, translating into MRDAAALEPHAAGAPRTAADHCARLLRLCGAAANPGAGRAVHARAVKAGLLASAYLCNNLLSYYAAAGGGGLREARRLFDEVPAARRNVFTWNSLLSAYSKSSRLADARAVFAEMPERDAVSWTVMVVGLNRARRFGEAVEAFLDMVGDGLAPTQFTLTNVLSSCAAAEAGGAGRKVHSFAVKLGLGGCVPVANSVLNMYGKCGDAETARAVFERMPARSVSSWNAMVSLDARLGRMDLALSLFESMPDRTIVSWNAVITGYNQNGLDAKALWFFSRMLRHSSSMVPDEFTITSVLSACANLRLVSIGKQVHAYILSSGMPCVGQVTNALISMYAKSGSVENARGVMDQAVVADLNVISFTALLEGYVKLGDMKRAREIFDIMSNRDVVAWTAMIVGYEQNGYNDEAMELFRSMIRSGPDPNSYTLAAVLSVCASLACLDYGKQIHCKAIRSLQEQSSSVSNAIVTMYARSGSLPLARRVFDRVCWRKETVTWTSMIVALAQHGLGGDAVSLFEEMLRIGVKPDRITYVGVLSACTHAGFVDQGRMYYQQMQDKHGIVPEMSHYACMVDLLARSGLLSEAQEFIRQMPVEPDAIAWGALLSACRVHKDADLAELAAEKLLSIDPGNSGAYSALCNVYAACGRWGDAAKAWKRRKDGGVRKETGFSWTHVRGRVHVFGADDTLHPQREAVYRMAAKMWQDIKKAGFVPDLQSVLHDVDDELKEEMLSRHSEKLAIAFGLLATPEGTTLRVMKNLRVCNDCHTAIKFISKVADREIILRDATRFHHFRDGLCSCKDYW
- the LOC119311988 gene encoding protein AE7-like 1, producing MTVGMINANPVVHERPERAAHPAHAALDALDVFDTVRDIKDPEHPYSLEQLSVLSQESVSVDEKLGHIQITFTPTVQHCSMATVIGLCLRLKLMQNFPPHFKIDIKVAPGSLANEESVNKQLNDKERVAAALENPNLRQLVDDCLCSDHPSSY